CTGCACTGCCATTTTGTGTCCTGTAAATACCGTTGCATGAGCAAAAGTGTGACCACTTTCGCCGACACCTGAGTCGGCGAAAGTGGCCGGTGGTCGTATCGCATATTGCGACGCTGTCTCCATGCAAATGGTATACCAACTAACGATTTGTGCATTAGGGAAAGTCTTAGGAGGTAGTTTCCCTTACAACCTTCCCGTGCGTTTGAAAGTTGACCAAAAAAATTAGCTTGCGGATAACTTATTGTTTTTAAAGGCTTTTATCCTTTATCCTTGCACGATGCGTTGCTGAAGCCAAGCACGACAGGCACGCACATTGCGTAGCGTTGGCAGGCAGGCCCGGTTTCAACCCTATTTGGTGCATCCATTTTGGCATACCATTTGGCGTGAATCGTTTTGGTGCTGATGAGGCGGAGATAGGCCTCCAAAGCATTGAACGCACCGAAAAGGTGCGCTGCCCAACGGTCGTCAACCCAGGTTGCCGGCTTCATCAACCGCAAAAAAAGGACCTCGTCATGTCTTCTAAGATTCAAGAGCCCACTACCCAGACGGTGATGCCAGGCGCGAGCGCCGCAGGCACACATCGAAGGGCTGTGCTCAAGGCCGCGGCCGCAGCCGCGATGCTTTCTGCCGGAGCACCACTCGCTTTCGCACAGGGTGCCCCCAACTCCGAGCGAATTGGTTGGGCCATCTCGAAGACGGGCGCCAATGCCGGCGGCGTCTCTGCCTCCATCTCGGGCAATTACCGGCTGTGGGTCAAAGAGGTGAATGACGCGGGCGGAATCATGCTCAAGGCGTTCAACAAGCGCGTTCCAATCGAGGTGGTTGAGTACGACGACCGCTCGAGCACCGAAGAGGCTGTGCGCTACACCGAGCGCCTTATGTCGCAAGACAAAGTGGACTTCGTGCTGGCTCCATGGGGCACGGGCAACAACCTCGCCGCCGCGCCGACCTACGAGAAGCACGGTTATCCCCTGCTGGCCGTGGCAGCGCTGCCGGCCGATGCGACCGCACTGGTGAAGCGCTGGAAGCACGCCTTCTTCTACGAAGGCGATGCCATCCCTTATGCCGAGGCGCTGCTGGACGTTCTGGCCGCCAAGCGCAAGGAAGGCCTGATTGGCGACACGGTCGCCATGGTCAATATCGCCGACAGCTTCGGTGTGGAAGCCGCCAAAGCCGCGCGCGCCGCCATCAAGAGCCATGGCTTCAAGCTGGTGTACGACAACACCTATCCCATTGGCGTTCAAGACGTGACGCCCATCATCAACGAAATCAAGAGCAAGAACGCTGACTCATTCATCGCGTTCTCCTATCCGCCCGACACCTTCCTACTCACGGAACAGGCCAAGGTTCAGGGACTGAACCCCAAGGCGATGTACCTTGGCATCGGCACTGCGCTGCCTGCGTATGGCCAGAAGTTTGGCGCCGACCTGGAAGGTGTGATGGGGCTCGGGGGTGTGGACTACGGCAGCCCCGTCATTCAGAGCTACTTCAAACGTCACAAGGACCTGACTGGCTACGAACCGGACCGCTTCACCGCACCCCTGGTGTGGGTCTCGCTGCAGATGCTTCAGCAGTCCATCGAGCGGGTTGGCAAGGTCGACCGTGCTGCCGTCACGCAAGAGCTGCGCAATGGCAGCTTCGAGACCATCTTCGGCACGGTGAAGCTGCAGAACCAGATTCTTCGTGACCTGTTCTACGTCGGCCAGTGGCAGAACGGCGAGTACTACGGTGTCGCGCCCATCTCGAAGAAGGGCGCCAAGCCCATCGTGATGCCCAAGCCCGCCTGGAAGAAGTCCTAAGCGTCCCTCACTTCGTCGCCTGCCCAAGCCGCTTGTTCGCAGGCTTGGGTAGGCAGAAAGACTTCGATGAACTTTGTTGACGTGCTGCTGACGGGTGCGACCCTTGGAGGTCTATATGCGCTCGTGGCGATGGGGCTGACTCTGCAATATGGGGTCGCTCGCATCATGAACCTGTCGTACGGTGAATTCCTCATCGGGGCAGCCTTTATCGCCTGGATTGTGTCAAAGCTTGGCCTATCGCCTCTTTGGGGACTGCTGCTCGCAGTGCCTCTGGGATTCGGCGTTCAATGGTTGGTTTACCGCATTCTGATGGTGCCGCTGGTCAAGCGCACCGGAGCTGGGCCTCAGTTGGAGGTGGACTCAATCCTTGCCACATTTGGTTTGCTTTTCATTGTGCAAGGGCTGATGCTTTTGCAGTTCACGGGCAACTACCACAGCTACAGCTATCTGGCTGAACCCGTTCAGATTCTCGGTGGAACCGTCGCTGCAAACCGCTTGCTCGTCCTGTGCGTCGCGGCAGCCGCAGCTGCTGGCCTGTTTCTGTTGCTCAATCGTACGCGCGTAGGGACCTCTGTCCGGGCGGTTGCTGTGTCTCCTCAGTTCGCTCCCCTGGTGGGCATTAATGTTCGCCAGCGAGCTGCTCAGGCATACGGGCTGGGCGGCGCACTGGTGGCAGTCTGCGGGGTGCTCGTGAGCATGTTCCTGCCCTTCTCGGCCACCATGGGCATCATGTTCACCATGAAGGCGCTCATCGTCGTCATCATGGGCGGCGTGGGCAACCTGATGGGTGCGCTGGTCGCCGGACTCCTCCTCGGCTTTGCCGAGACCATCGTCGCCAGCATCGAGCCTGCGCTCATCCTCGCCGTCAACTACGGACTCTTTTTGCTGGTTCTGCTTGTGCGCCCCACGGGCCTGTTTGGGAGCGTCGGGCGATGAGCACGAAAGAAAAATTTGCATGGGCGGCAGCCATCGCCGCCGTCGTGGCCCTGGCCATGCTTCCGTTCGGCATCGAGAGTGACTACTCCCTCGGGTTGTACCTCAACATGTTGATGTACTCAGTCCTGGCAACGGCTTGGGCCTTGTTCTCTGGACCGACCCGATACGTCTCGCTGGCCAGCGTCGCATTCTTTGGCATGGGTGCCTACGCGGCCGCGGTCCTCGGCGAGGTCGTTTCCTGGCCCGTGGTGCTCCTCGCCGCAACTGGCATCGGCATTGTCATGTCGCTGTTGGTGGGTCTTGCGACGCTTCGACTCTCTGGGGTGTACTTCGTCATCTTTAGCTTCGGCCTGGCCGAGCTGGTGAAGCAGCTTGTGAGCTGGTACGAAGTCAAGTTCAGCAAGGTGTTGGGCCGCTACGTGACCGCTGACGTAACGACTCAGGACATCTACTGGCAACTCCTGGCGCTGCTGGCCTTCATCCTCCTCATCCGCGTGTTGATTTCCAGGTCTCGACTCGGCCTAGCCCTGCGCGTCATCGGCGAAGACGAGACAGTTGCCCGTCACGTAGGCATCAACACCACGACGGCGAAGGTACTGCTGTTCATGTTGTCGGCGTCTTTCATGACCCTGGCCGGAGCCATCATGGCGCCCCGTTGGACCTACCTCGACCCGAGCATCGCTTTCTCGGCGACGGTGTCCTTCCAGACGCTAATCATGGCGCTGCTGGGCGGAGCGAGTGCCCTGTTCGGCCCAATCCTCGGTGCCGTTCCCCTCGTGCTTCTGTTTGAGTACCTCTCCGGCAACTTCCCGAACCACTATCCCATCTTGCTGGGGCTCATCTTCATTCTCATCGTCTACCTGTTGCCCAACGGCTTGGTGGGCGCCGTTGCGCAGCTCAGGAGACGAGCATGACTTCACCAATTCTCAAACTGCAGCAGGTGACGCGTCGGTTTGGCGGTCTGGTAGCCGTGGACCGCGTGGACATGGAAATCTTCGCGGGCGAGGTGATTGGCCTGGTGGGACCCAATGGCTCGGGCAAAACGACGGCGCTGAACCTCGTTTCAGGCGCACTGTCTCCTACGTCAGGGACCATTCAGTTCCTGGACCATACCATCAGTGGACTGGCCAGCCATCGCATCGCTCGCATGGGCGTTGCGCGCACATTCCAGTTGGTTCGTGTGCTTGGCAGCTTGACTTGCGCAGAGAACGTGGAGGTCGGCCTGGCCTTCCACCCCAACGGCGTGCACGGTAAAGCCGCTCGAAAGCAGGCAATAACACTGCTGACCAAAGTGGGCTTGCAGAGTCAGGCTGATGCTCCTGCAAGCAAGCTCACATACATCGACCAGAAGCGGCTTGAACTGGCGCGTGCTTTAGCCCTGC
Above is a window of Acidovorax sp. KKS102 DNA encoding:
- a CDS encoding branched-chain amino acid ABC transporter permease, coding for MNFVDVLLTGATLGGLYALVAMGLTLQYGVARIMNLSYGEFLIGAAFIAWIVSKLGLSPLWGLLLAVPLGFGVQWLVYRILMVPLVKRTGAGPQLEVDSILATFGLLFIVQGLMLLQFTGNYHSYSYLAEPVQILGGTVAANRLLVLCVAAAAAAGLFLLLNRTRVGTSVRAVAVSPQFAPLVGINVRQRAAQAYGLGGALVAVCGVLVSMFLPFSATMGIMFTMKALIVVIMGGVGNLMGALVAGLLLGFAETIVASIEPALILAVNYGLFLLVLLVRPTGLFGSVGR
- a CDS encoding amino acid ABC transporter substrate-binding protein — encoded protein: MLKAAAAAAMLSAGAPLAFAQGAPNSERIGWAISKTGANAGGVSASISGNYRLWVKEVNDAGGIMLKAFNKRVPIEVVEYDDRSSTEEAVRYTERLMSQDKVDFVLAPWGTGNNLAAAPTYEKHGYPLLAVAALPADATALVKRWKHAFFYEGDAIPYAEALLDVLAAKRKEGLIGDTVAMVNIADSFGVEAAKAARAAIKSHGFKLVYDNTYPIGVQDVTPIINEIKSKNADSFIAFSYPPDTFLLTEQAKVQGLNPKAMYLGIGTALPAYGQKFGADLEGVMGLGGVDYGSPVIQSYFKRHKDLTGYEPDRFTAPLVWVSLQMLQQSIERVGKVDRAAVTQELRNGSFETIFGTVKLQNQILRDLFYVGQWQNGEYYGVAPISKKGAKPIVMPKPAWKKS
- a CDS encoding branched-chain amino acid ABC transporter permease, whose amino-acid sequence is MSTKEKFAWAAAIAAVVALAMLPFGIESDYSLGLYLNMLMYSVLATAWALFSGPTRYVSLASVAFFGMGAYAAAVLGEVVSWPVVLLAATGIGIVMSLLVGLATLRLSGVYFVIFSFGLAELVKQLVSWYEVKFSKVLGRYVTADVTTQDIYWQLLALLAFILLIRVLISRSRLGLALRVIGEDETVARHVGINTTTAKVLLFMLSASFMTLAGAIMAPRWTYLDPSIAFSATVSFQTLIMALLGGASALFGPILGAVPLVLLFEYLSGNFPNHYPILLGLIFILIVYLLPNGLVGAVAQLRRRA
- a CDS encoding ABC transporter ATP-binding protein gives rise to the protein MTSPILKLQQVTRRFGGLVAVDRVDMEIFAGEVIGLVGPNGSGKTTALNLVSGALSPTSGTIQFLDHTISGLASHRIARMGVARTFQLVRVLGSLTCAENVEVGLAFHPNGVHGKAARKQAITLLTKVGLQSQADAPASKLTYIDQKRLELARALALHPRLLLLDEWLAGLNPTELQEGIELIRSMRADGITIVMVEHVMDAVNALCTRCIVLSSGQKIADGPTREVLSNPAVIAAYLGEDESDAEEEVNHA